In Citrobacter sp. RHB25-C09, the following proteins share a genomic window:
- the gsiC gene encoding glutathione ABC transporter permease GsiC, which yields MFNYVIKRLLGLIPTLLIVAVLVFLFVHLLPGDPARLIAGPEADAQVVELVRQQLGLDQPLYVQFWHYMSNVLQGDFGISMVSRRPVSEEIASRFMPTLWLTLSSMTWAVLFGMAAGIVAAVWRNRWPDRLSMTLAVTGISFPAFALGMLLMQVFSVQLGWLPTVGADSGLHYILPSVTLGAAVASVMARFTRASFVDVLSEDYMRTARAKGVSETWVVLKHGLRNAMIPVVTMMGLQFGFLLGGSIVVEKVFNWPGLGRLLVDSVEMRDYPVIQAEVLLFSLEFILINLVVDVLYAAINPAIRYK from the coding sequence ATGTTTAATTATGTCATTAAGCGCCTGCTGGGGTTGATTCCGACCCTGCTGATTGTGGCGGTGCTGGTTTTTCTGTTTGTTCACCTGTTGCCAGGCGATCCGGCGCGGCTGATTGCCGGGCCGGAGGCCGATGCGCAGGTGGTGGAGCTGGTTCGTCAGCAGCTTGGCCTTGACCAGCCGCTGTACGTACAATTCTGGCATTACATGAGCAACGTATTACAGGGCGATTTTGGCATTTCCATGGTCTCCAGACGCCCTGTCTCTGAGGAGATCGCCAGCCGCTTTATGCCTACGCTCTGGCTCACGTTGAGCAGCATGACCTGGGCTGTGCTTTTCGGGATGGCGGCGGGTATTGTCGCTGCGGTTTGGCGCAACCGCTGGCCAGACCGACTCAGCATGACGCTGGCTGTTACGGGGATCTCATTTCCGGCCTTTGCGCTGGGGATGCTGCTAATGCAGGTGTTCTCCGTTCAACTGGGTTGGTTGCCAACCGTTGGGGCCGACAGCGGGTTGCACTATATTCTGCCCTCAGTCACTCTCGGCGCGGCAGTTGCCTCGGTGATGGCCCGTTTTACCCGCGCTTCGTTTGTTGATGTGCTAAGTGAAGATTACATGCGTACCGCGAGGGCAAAAGGGGTAAGCGAGACGTGGGTGGTGCTCAAGCACGGCCTGCGTAATGCAATGATCCCGGTGGTCACTATGATGGGCTTACAGTTTGGCTTTCTGCTCGGCGGTTCGATCGTGGTAGAGAAGGTATTCAACTGGCCGGGGCTGGGGCGTCTGCTTGTGGACTCTGTCGAAATGCGTGATTACCCGGTCATTCAGGCCGAGGTATTACTGTTCTCGCTCGAATTTATTCTTATCAACTTAGTGGTGGATGTGTTGTATGCCGCCATTAACCCGGCTATCAGGTACAAGTAA
- the gsiD gene encoding glutathione ABC transporter permease GsiD codes for MRLLNWRRQAILNAMPMVKPDRVRTPWLEFWRRFRRQHVALVAGCFVLLLILVAIFAHWLTPFDAENYFDYDRLNDGPSVMHWFGVDSLGRDIFSRVLVGAQISLAAGVFAVLIGAFIGTVLGLLAGYYEGWWDRLIMRICDVLFAFPGILLAIAVVAVLGSGIANVIIAVAIFSIPAFARLVRGNTLVLKRQTFIESARSIGASDTTIIFSHILPGTVSSIVVFFTMRIGTSIISAASLSFLGLGAQPPTPEWGAMLNEARADMVIAPHVALFPAVAIFLTVLAFNLLGDGLRDALDPKIKG; via the coding sequence ATGCGATTGCTTAACTGGCGCCGTCAGGCGATTTTAAATGCCATGCCGATGGTTAAACCCGACCGGGTACGCACGCCGTGGCTTGAGTTCTGGCGGCGCTTTCGCCGTCAGCATGTGGCGTTAGTTGCGGGCTGTTTTGTGCTGTTGCTGATACTGGTGGCTATCTTCGCCCACTGGCTGACGCCTTTTGATGCGGAAAATTATTTCGATTACGACAGGCTGAATGACGGTCCGTCGGTAATGCACTGGTTTGGCGTCGACTCTCTGGGCAGAGATATCTTTAGCCGCGTGTTGGTCGGGGCGCAAATCTCTCTGGCGGCAGGGGTCTTTGCGGTGTTGATTGGCGCGTTCATCGGCACGGTATTGGGGTTGCTGGCGGGCTATTATGAAGGCTGGTGGGATCGGTTGATCATGCGTATCTGCGATGTGCTGTTTGCCTTTCCGGGTATCCTGTTGGCGATTGCCGTGGTGGCTGTGCTCGGCAGCGGGATCGCTAATGTGATTATCGCGGTGGCGATATTCTCCATTCCGGCATTCGCGCGTCTGGTACGTGGCAATACGCTGGTACTCAAGCGGCAAACATTTATCGAGTCGGCCCGTAGCATTGGTGCCAGCGATACCACCATCATTTTCAGCCATATTTTGCCGGGGACCGTTTCGTCAATTGTGGTCTTTTTTACCATGCGCATTGGCACGTCGATTATTTCGGCGGCAAGTCTGTCGTTTCTGGGGTTGGGGGCGCAACCGCCGACACCGGAGTGGGGGGCGATGCTAAATGAAGCGCGGGCGGATATGGTGATTGCGCCGCATGTGGCGTTGTTCCCGGCGGTGGCGATTTTTCTGACCGTGCTGGCGTTTAATTTACTGGGTGACGGGCTGCGCGACGCGCTGGATCCAAAGATTAAGGGGTAA
- the rimO gene encoding 30S ribosomal protein S12 methylthiotransferase RimO, translated as MSKVTPQPKIGFVSLGCPKNLVDSERILTELRTEGYDVVPSYDDADMVIVNTCGFIDSAVQESLEAIGEALNENGKVIVTGCLGAKEDQIREVHPKVLEITGPHSYEQVLEHVHHYVPKPQHNPFLSLVPEQGVKLTPRHYAYLKISEGCNHRCTFCIIPSMRGDLVSRPIGDVLSEAKRLVDAGVKEILVISQDTSAYGVDVKHRTGFYNGEPVKTSMVSLCEQLSKLGIWTRLHYVYPYPHVDDVIPLMAEGKILPYLDIPLQHASPRILKLMKRPGSVDRQLARIKQWREICPELTLRSTFIVGFPGETEEDFQMLLDFLKEARLDRVGCFKYSPVEGAGANELPDQVPEEVKEERWNRFMQLQQQISAERLQEKIGREILVIIDEVDEEGAIGRSMADAPEIDGAVYLNGETGVKPGDVIRVKVENADEYDLWGSRV; from the coding sequence ATGAGCAAAGTTACCCCTCAGCCGAAAATCGGCTTCGTTTCCCTCGGCTGCCCCAAAAACCTCGTCGATTCGGAACGCATCCTGACTGAACTGCGTACCGAAGGTTACGATGTGGTCCCGAGCTATGACGATGCGGATATGGTGATCGTCAATACCTGCGGTTTTATCGATAGCGCCGTGCAGGAATCCCTGGAGGCCATTGGTGAAGCGCTGAATGAAAATGGCAAGGTCATCGTTACCGGCTGTCTGGGCGCAAAAGAAGATCAGATCCGCGAGGTCCATCCTAAAGTGCTGGAAATCACGGGTCCTCATAGCTATGAGCAGGTGCTGGAGCACGTTCACCACTACGTGCCGAAGCCGCAGCATAACCCGTTCCTGAGTCTGGTGCCGGAACAGGGCGTAAAGCTGACCCCGCGTCATTATGCCTATCTGAAGATTTCTGAAGGCTGCAACCATCGTTGCACCTTCTGCATCATCCCGTCTATGCGTGGTGACCTGGTAAGCCGCCCGATTGGCGATGTGTTAAGCGAAGCAAAACGTCTGGTTGATGCGGGTGTGAAGGAGATCCTGGTGATTTCCCAGGACACTTCCGCGTATGGCGTGGATGTGAAGCACCGCACCGGTTTTTATAACGGCGAACCGGTGAAAACCAGCATGGTCAGCCTGTGCGAGCAACTCTCTAAACTGGGCATCTGGACGCGCCTGCACTATGTCTATCCTTACCCGCATGTCGACGACGTGATCCCACTGATGGCGGAAGGCAAAATCCTGCCGTATCTGGATATCCCACTGCAACACGCCAGCCCACGTATTCTGAAACTGATGAAGCGCCCGGGCTCCGTTGACCGCCAACTGGCGCGCATCAAGCAATGGCGCGAAATCTGCCCAGAGCTGACCCTGCGCTCCACGTTTATCGTCGGCTTCCCGGGTGAAACGGAAGAGGATTTCCAGATGCTGCTGGATTTCCTGAAAGAAGCGCGTCTTGACCGCGTTGGCTGCTTCAAATACAGCCCGGTTGAAGGTGCGGGCGCCAATGAGCTGCCGGACCAGGTACCGGAAGAGGTGAAAGAAGAGCGCTGGAACCGCTTCATGCAGTTGCAGCAGCAGATTTCTGCTGAACGCTTGCAAGAAAAGATCGGCCGCGAAATCCTGGTCATCATTGATGAAGTTGACGAAGAAGGCGCGATTGGCCGCAGTATGGCGGATGCACCTGAAATCGACGGCGCGGTCTATCTGAACGGCGAAACCGGCGTGAAACCGGGCGACGTGATTCGCGTGAAAGTGGAAAACGCCGACGAATATGATCTGTGGGGCAGCCGCGTTTAA
- the bssR gene encoding biofilm formation regulator BssR yields the protein MFVDRLRSDLLDKLINARVDLAAYLQLRKAKGYMSVSENDHLRDNFFELNRELHDKSLRLNLHLDQEEWDALHHAEGALAAAAVCMMSGRHDCPTVIAVNAEKLEASLTALTLSIQSLQAHSTLEHA from the coding sequence ATGTTCGTTGACAGACTGAGAAGCGATCTGCTGGATAAACTTATCAACGCCAGGGTCGACCTCGCTGCGTATCTGCAGCTAAGGAAGGCAAAAGGATATATGTCAGTCAGCGAGAATGATCATCTACGTGATAATTTTTTCGAACTGAACCGCGAGCTGCACGATAAATCGTTGCGCCTGAACCTGCATCTCGATCAGGAAGAATGGGATGCGCTGCACCATGCTGAAGGCGCGTTAGCCGCCGCTGCAGTGTGCATGATGAGCGGTCGCCATGACTGCCCAACCGTTATTGCCGTCAACGCCGAAAAACTTGAGGCGAGCCTGACGGCGTTAACATTAAGTATTCAGAGCCTGCAAGCTCACTCAACGCTTGAGCACGCCTGA
- a CDS encoding PQQ-dependent sugar dehydrogenase: protein MRRSLLLLFPLLLGSSLLQAETPTVHVEVLQTKLDHPWALAFLPDNKGLLITLKGGQLRHWQAGKGLSDPLPGVPKVWAEGQGGLLDVALAPDFAQSRRVWLSFAEADAQGKAGTAVGYGRLSDDLSRLENFQTVFRQMPKLSTGNHFGGRLVFDGKGYLYIGLGENNQRPTAQDLDKLQGKVVRLTEQGKIPTDNPFVNKPGVRPEIWSYGIRNPQGMAMNPWSHVLWLNEHGPRGGDEINIPEKGKNYGWPLATWGINYSGFKIPEAKGEIVDGTEQPIFYWKKSPALSGMAFYNSDTFPEWKQKLFIGALKDKDVIVMGIHGNKVTEEGRILGEREQRIRDVRVGPDGYLYVLTDESDGELLKVSPRS, encoded by the coding sequence ATGCGTCGATCGTTACTTCTGCTTTTCCCGCTGCTGCTAGGTTCGTCACTCTTGCAGGCCGAAACGCCCACAGTACATGTCGAGGTGCTGCAAACCAAACTTGACCATCCCTGGGCGTTGGCTTTTCTCCCGGATAACAAAGGACTGCTGATCACCCTGAAAGGGGGCCAACTGCGTCACTGGCAGGCGGGGAAAGGGCTTTCCGATCCGCTTCCGGGCGTACCAAAGGTCTGGGCGGAAGGTCAGGGCGGCCTGCTGGATGTGGCGCTGGCTCCTGATTTTGCCCAGTCGCGGCGAGTCTGGCTGAGCTTTGCTGAGGCCGATGCGCAGGGCAAAGCGGGTACGGCAGTGGGTTATGGACGACTCAGCGATGACCTCTCGCGGCTGGAAAACTTCCAGACCGTGTTTCGCCAGATGCCCAAACTTTCAACCGGTAACCATTTTGGCGGGCGACTGGTATTCGACGGGAAGGGGTATCTGTACATTGGTCTTGGTGAAAACAATCAGCGCCCGACAGCGCAGGATCTCGACAAGTTGCAGGGAAAGGTGGTGCGCCTGACCGAGCAGGGTAAAATTCCCACTGACAACCCGTTTGTGAATAAACCCGGCGTCCGGCCTGAAATCTGGTCCTACGGTATTCGCAACCCACAGGGAATGGCGATGAACCCGTGGAGTCATGTCCTGTGGTTGAACGAGCATGGCCCGCGCGGAGGGGATGAGATCAACATTCCCGAAAAAGGGAAGAATTACGGCTGGCCGCTGGCAACCTGGGGCATTAACTACAGCGGGTTTAAGATCCCTGAAGCGAAGGGGGAGATTGTTGACGGCACTGAACAGCCGATTTTCTACTGGAAAAAATCCCCGGCTCTTAGCGGCATGGCCTTTTACAACAGCGACACATTCCCCGAGTGGAAACAAAAGCTGTTCATCGGCGCGCTGAAAGACAAAGATGTGATTGTGATGGGCATTCACGGCAATAAAGTGACCGAGGAGGGACGAATCCTCGGCGAGCGCGAGCAGAGAATTCGTGATGTGCGCGTTGGACCCGACGGCTACCTGTATGTCTTAACCGACGAGTCCGATGGCGAATTACTGAAAGTCAGTCCGCGCAGCTAA
- a CDS encoding glutathione S-transferase family protein, which translates to MITLWGRNNSANVKKVLWTLEELELPFNHILAGGQYGLNHDPDFLAMNPNGLVPLLRDDESDVLLWESNTIVRYLAAQYGQNRLWVDSPARRAEGEKWMDWANQTLAPAHRIVLMGLVRTPPEQRDHKAIEAGAKQCDELFEILDAALANQTWFSGDALGTGDIAIAPFVYNLFNVNLKWTPRPHLERWYQQLTERPAFQKTVMIPVS; encoded by the coding sequence ATGATTACGCTGTGGGGTCGGAATAACTCAGCTAACGTCAAGAAAGTCTTATGGACGCTCGAAGAGCTGGAACTGCCGTTTAACCATATCCTGGCGGGAGGTCAGTACGGGCTGAACCATGACCCAGACTTTCTGGCGATGAACCCGAACGGTCTGGTACCGCTGCTGCGCGATGATGAAAGCGACGTTTTGCTGTGGGAATCCAATACTATCGTGCGCTATCTGGCTGCCCAGTATGGACAGAATCGCCTTTGGGTTGATTCCCCGGCGCGTCGCGCGGAAGGCGAAAAATGGATGGACTGGGCCAACCAAACGCTCGCGCCCGCGCATCGCATCGTCCTGATGGGGCTGGTTCGCACGCCGCCGGAGCAGCGCGATCATAAAGCGATTGAGGCCGGAGCAAAGCAGTGCGATGAGCTGTTTGAAATCCTCGACGCGGCACTGGCGAATCAGACCTGGTTCTCGGGTGATGCGTTGGGGACGGGTGATATCGCCATCGCCCCGTTCGTCTATAACTTGTTTAACGTCAACCTGAAGTGGACGCCGCGGCCGCATCTGGAGCGCTGGTACCAGCAACTGACCGAGCGCCCGGCGTTCCAAAAAACCGTTATGATTCCGGTCAGCTAA
- the dacC gene encoding serine-type D-Ala-D-Ala carboxypeptidase: protein MTQYASSLRNFAAGSALLFLFAPVVTAAEQTIAPPTVDARAWILMDYASGKVLAEGNADEKLDPASLTKIMTSYVVGQALKAGKIKLTDKVTIGKDAWATGNPALRGSSVMFLKPGDQVAVSDLNKGVIIQSGNDACIALADYVAGSQDSFIGLMNGYAKKLGLTNTTFQTVHGLDAPGQFSTARDMALLGKALIRDVPEEYAIHKEKEFTFNNIRQPNRNRLLWSSNVNVDGMKTGTTAGAGYNLVASATQGDMRLISVVLGAKTDRIRFNESEKLLTWGFRFYETVTPIKPDATFVTQRVWFGDKSEVNLGAGDAGSVTIPRGQLKNLKASFTLTEPQLTAPLKKGQVVGTIDFQLNGKSIEQRPLMVMDAVEEGGFFGRMWDFVSLKFHQWFGSWFS from the coding sequence ATGACGCAATATGCTTCTTCCCTTCGTAATTTCGCAGCGGGTTCCGCACTGTTATTCCTTTTCGCCCCGGTAGTAACGGCAGCAGAGCAAACCATTGCGCCGCCAACTGTGGATGCACGAGCGTGGATTTTGATGGACTACGCCAGCGGCAAGGTGCTGGCGGAAGGCAATGCGGATGAAAAACTGGATCCGGCCAGTTTAACCAAAATTATGACCAGCTATGTGGTTGGGCAAGCGCTTAAAGCGGGCAAAATCAAGCTGACCGATAAGGTGACGATCGGGAAAGATGCCTGGGCGACAGGTAATCCGGCGCTGCGCGGTTCTTCGGTGATGTTTCTGAAGCCTGGCGACCAGGTTGCTGTTTCCGACCTCAATAAAGGGGTGATTATTCAGTCCGGTAACGATGCCTGTATCGCGCTGGCGGACTATGTTGCCGGGAGCCAGGATTCGTTCATCGGTCTGATGAACGGTTACGCTAAAAAGCTGGGGCTGACGAACACCACCTTCCAGACGGTTCATGGTCTTGATGCACCGGGGCAGTTCAGTACCGCGCGCGATATGGCGCTGCTGGGTAAAGCGTTGATCCGCGATGTTCCGGAAGAGTACGCGATCCACAAAGAAAAAGAGTTCACTTTTAATAATATTCGCCAGCCTAACCGCAACCGTCTGCTGTGGAGTTCCAATGTCAACGTCGATGGCATGAAAACGGGGACCACGGCGGGAGCGGGCTATAACCTGGTCGCGTCGGCAACGCAGGGTGACATGCGCCTGATCTCCGTGGTGTTGGGCGCCAAAACTGACCGTATTCGTTTCAATGAGTCAGAAAAGCTGCTGACCTGGGGCTTCCGCTTTTATGAAACGGTAACGCCCATCAAACCGGATGCCACCTTTGTGACCCAGCGCGTCTGGTTTGGTGACAAGAGCGAAGTGAATCTTGGCGCCGGAGACGCGGGGTCAGTGACCATTCCCCGCGGCCAACTGAAAAACCTGAAAGCCAGCTTTACGCTGACGGAACCGCAACTCACCGCACCGCTGAAAAAAGGCCAGGTGGTCGGCACCATTGATTTCCAGCTAAACGGAAAATCGATTGAGCAACGTCCATTAATGGTGATGGACGCCGTCGAAGAGGGCGGATTCTTTGGACGGATGTGGGATTTCGTGTCGCTGAAATTCCACCAGTGGTTTGGAAGCTGGTTCTCGTAA
- the deoR gene encoding DNA-binding transcriptional repressor DeoR gives METRREERIGQLLQALKRSDKLHLKEAATLLGVSEMTIRRDLNNNNAPVVLLGGYIVLEPRSASHYLLSDQKSRLVEEKRRAAQLAASLVQPHQTLFFDCGTTTPWIIEAIDNELPFTAVCYSLNTFLALQEKPLCRAILSGGEFHASNAIFKPLDAQETLNNICPDIAFYSAAGVHISKGATCFNLEELPVKHWAMSRAQYHVLVVDHSKFGKVRPARMGELKRFDVVVSDVCPDDEFVSFAKAQRIKLMY, from the coding sequence ATGGAAACACGTCGCGAAGAGCGTATTGGTCAATTGCTGCAGGCGCTGAAACGCAGCGATAAACTCCATCTTAAGGAAGCCGCGACCCTGCTGGGCGTTTCTGAAATGACGATCCGCCGCGATCTCAATAACAACAACGCGCCAGTGGTTCTTCTCGGTGGCTATATTGTGCTGGAGCCGCGTAGCGCCAGCCATTATCTGCTAAGCGATCAAAAATCCCGCCTGGTGGAAGAAAAACGCCGCGCCGCACAGCTGGCCGCGAGCCTGGTGCAGCCTCATCAAACGCTATTTTTTGATTGCGGAACTACGACACCGTGGATCATTGAGGCCATTGATAACGAGCTGCCTTTTACTGCCGTCTGTTATTCGCTGAACACTTTTCTGGCTTTGCAGGAAAAACCGTTGTGCCGTGCGATCCTTTCTGGCGGAGAATTTCATGCCAGCAATGCGATATTCAAACCGCTCGACGCCCAGGAAACGCTGAATAATATCTGCCCGGATATCGCATTTTATTCTGCGGCGGGCGTACACATCAGTAAGGGTGCCACCTGCTTTAATCTGGAAGAATTACCGGTTAAACATTGGGCAATGTCTCGCGCGCAATATCATGTGCTGGTTGTTGATCACAGCAAATTTGGTAAGGTGCGTCCGGCGCGGATGGGGGAATTAAAGCGCTTCGATGTCGTGGTAAGCGACGTCTGCCCGGACGATGAGTTTGTCAGCTTTGCGAAAGCGCAGCGGATCAAATTGATGTATTAA
- a CDS encoding MFS transporter gives MQNRLQQGARLGRQALLFPLCLVLYEFSTYIGNDMIQPGMLAVVEQYQAGIDWVPTSMTAYLAGGMFLQWLLGPLSDRIGRRPVMLAGVVWFIVTCLATLLAQSIEQFTLLRFLQGISLCFIGAVGYAAIQESFEEAVCIKITALMANVALIAPLLGPLVGAAWVHVLPWEGMFVLFAALAAIAFFGLQRAMPETATRMGETLSLKALGTDYKQVLKNGRFVAGALALGFVSLPLLAWIAQSPIIIISGEQLSSYEYGLLQVPIFGALIVGNLVLARLTSRRTVRSLIIMGGWPIMLGLIIAAAATVVSSHAYLWMTAGLSVYAFGIGVANAGLVRLTLFASDMSKGTVSAAMGMLQMLIFTVGIELSKYAYLGGGNSLFSLFNLANGILWLVLTVIFLKDKQVGNTREG, from the coding sequence ATGCAAAACCGTTTACAACAAGGTGCCCGGCTTGGACGTCAGGCGCTGCTATTCCCTCTCTGTCTGGTGCTCTACGAATTCTCTACCTACATTGGCAACGATATGATCCAACCCGGCATGCTGGCGGTGGTGGAACAATATCAGGCAGGAATTGACTGGGTACCGACTTCGATGACCGCCTATCTGGCAGGCGGCATGTTTTTGCAGTGGCTGTTAGGGCCGCTGTCGGACCGTATTGGCCGTCGCCCGGTAATGTTAGCCGGGGTGGTGTGGTTCATTGTCACCTGCCTGGCGACGCTGCTGGCGCAAAGCATTGAGCAATTCACCCTGTTGCGTTTTTTACAGGGTATCAGCTTGTGCTTTATCGGTGCGGTGGGCTATGCGGCCATTCAGGAATCGTTTGAAGAGGCCGTGTGCATTAAGATCACTGCGCTAATGGCCAACGTGGCGCTGATTGCGCCGCTCCTTGGCCCGCTGGTTGGCGCGGCCTGGGTGCATGTCCTGCCGTGGGAAGGAATGTTCGTGCTGTTTGCGGCACTGGCGGCGATCGCTTTCTTTGGTCTGCAACGTGCAATGCCGGAAACCGCCACGCGTATGGGCGAAACGCTGTCTCTGAAGGCGCTCGGTACCGATTACAAACAGGTGCTAAAAAACGGGCGCTTTGTGGCAGGTGCGCTGGCGCTGGGATTTGTCAGCCTGCCATTGCTGGCGTGGATTGCACAGTCGCCCATTATTATCATCAGCGGCGAGCAGTTGAGCAGCTATGAATACGGGCTGTTGCAGGTGCCGATTTTTGGTGCGCTGATCGTCGGCAACCTGGTGCTGGCGCGACTGACCTCACGGCGCACGGTGCGTTCACTGATCATCATGGGCGGCTGGCCAATTATGCTGGGGCTTATCATCGCGGCGGCCGCCACGGTTGTCTCTTCTCACGCTTATCTATGGATGACGGCGGGGTTGAGCGTCTATGCGTTTGGTATTGGCGTGGCGAACGCCGGGCTGGTCCGTCTCACGCTGTTTGCCAGCGATATGAGCAAGGGGACGGTTTCGGCGGCGATGGGGATGCTACAGATGCTGATCTTCACCGTGGGTATCGAGTTAAGCAAATATGCTTATCTTGGCGGTGGCAACAGCTTGTTCAGTCTGTTTAACCTGGCGAACGGCATCCTGTGGCTGGTGCTGACGGTGATTTTCCTGAAGGATAAACAGGTCGGCAATACGCGGGAAGGGTAG
- a CDS encoding Cof-type HAD-IIB family hydrolase, which produces MGIKLIAVDMDGTFLSDQKTYNRERFLAQYQQMKAQGIRFAVASGNQYYQLISFFPEIAHEISFVAENGGWVVSEGQDIFNGDLAKSDFTAIVDHLLTRTDVEIIACGKNSAYTLKQYNDEMKAVARMYYHRLEFVDDFNNINDVFFKFGLNISDDRIPEVQCALHDAIGDIMVPVHTGYGSIDLIIPGVHKANGLRLLQQRWGIDDDEVVVFGDGGNDIEMLRQAGFSFAMENAADVVVAAAKYRAGSNNQEGVLDIIDKVLKNEAPFR; this is translated from the coding sequence ATGGGTATTAAGTTAATTGCAGTCGATATGGATGGCACCTTTCTGAGCGATCAAAAGACCTATAATCGCGAACGCTTTCTGGCGCAGTATCAGCAGATGAAAGCGCAAGGAATTCGTTTTGCTGTCGCCAGTGGCAATCAGTATTACCAGCTCATCTCCTTTTTCCCGGAGATTGCCCATGAGATCTCGTTTGTCGCAGAAAACGGCGGCTGGGTGGTGAGTGAAGGGCAAGATATCTTCAATGGCGATCTGGCAAAAAGCGATTTCACCGCCATCGTTGATCATCTGTTAACCCGCACGGACGTTGAGATTATCGCCTGCGGCAAGAACAGTGCGTATACCCTGAAGCAGTATAACGATGAGATGAAAGCAGTCGCGAGGATGTACTATCATCGTCTTGAGTTTGTGGATGATTTCAACAACATCAACGACGTGTTCTTTAAATTCGGCCTGAACATATCTGACGATCGAATCCCTGAAGTCCAGTGCGCGCTGCATGACGCTATCGGCGACATTATGGTGCCAGTCCATACCGGTTACGGCAGCATCGATCTGATCATTCCCGGCGTTCACAAAGCCAACGGGCTGCGCCTGTTGCAACAGCGTTGGGGCATTGATGATGACGAAGTGGTGGTGTTTGGTGACGGCGGAAATGACATTGAAATGCTGCGCCAGGCCGGCTTTAGTTTCGCGATGGAAAACGCGGCTGACGTCGTGGTCGCGGCGGCGAAATACCGCGCCGGTTCGAATAACCAGGAAGGCGTGCTGGATATCATTGATAAGGTCTTAAAGAACGAAGCGCCATTTCGTTAA
- a CDS encoding MFS transporter → MTAISPGKALQRRTWALFMFFFLPGLLMASWATRTPAIRDTLSVSTAEMGAVLFGLSIGSMSGILCSAWLVKRFGTRKVIRTTMSCAVVGMLMLSLALWLTSPLLFAVGLGVFGASFGSAEVAINVEGAAVEREMNKTVLPMMHGFYSLGTLAGAGVGMALTAFGVAATTHIILASLVAIAPIFIAIRAIPEGTGKNSADGSHSVEKGIPFWRDIQLLLIGVVVLAMAFAEGSANDWLPLLMVDGHGFSPTSGSLIYAGFTLGMTVGRFTGGWFIDRYSRVAVVRASALMGALGIGLIIFVDSAWVAGVSVVLWGLGASLGFPLTISAASDTGPDAPTRVSVVATTGYLAFLVGPPLLGYLGEHYGLRSAMLVVLALVLLAAVVARAVAKPNSTTQPAVEKG, encoded by the coding sequence ATGACTGCCATTTCACCAGGCAAAGCCCTGCAACGCCGAACCTGGGCGCTGTTTATGTTTTTCTTTCTGCCCGGCCTGCTGATGGCCTCCTGGGCGACACGTACCCCTGCTATTCGCGACACGCTCTCTGTTTCGACTGCAGAAATGGGCGCGGTGCTGTTTGGACTCTCCATTGGTTCAATGAGCGGCATTTTATGCTCCGCCTGGCTGGTAAAACGTTTTGGTACCCGAAAAGTGATCCGCACCACGATGTCCTGTGCGGTCGTCGGCATGCTGATGCTTAGCCTTGCCCTCTGGCTCACCTCGCCGCTGCTTTTTGCTGTGGGACTGGGCGTATTTGGTGCCAGCTTTGGCTCTGCGGAAGTCGCAATTAACGTCGAAGGTGCAGCGGTAGAGCGCGAAATGAACAAGACCGTGCTGCCGATGATGCACGGGTTTTATAGTTTAGGCACGCTGGCGGGCGCGGGCGTGGGTATGGCTCTGACCGCCTTTGGCGTGGCAGCGACCACACATATTATCCTGGCCTCGCTGGTGGCCATCGCGCCAATTTTCATTGCCATTCGGGCGATACCAGAAGGTACGGGCAAAAACAGCGCTGATGGCTCGCACAGCGTTGAAAAAGGCATTCCTTTCTGGCGCGATATTCAACTGCTGCTGATCGGGGTAGTCGTCCTGGCAATGGCTTTTGCTGAAGGTTCCGCTAATGACTGGCTACCGCTGCTGATGGTCGACGGCCACGGTTTTAGCCCCACCTCCGGCTCACTGATTTACGCAGGCTTCACCCTCGGGATGACCGTTGGGCGCTTCACCGGCGGCTGGTTTATCGACCGCTACAGTCGCGTGGCGGTGGTGCGGGCCAGTGCGCTGATGGGTGCGCTGGGGATTGGGCTGATTATCTTCGTGGACAGCGCCTGGGTAGCGGGTGTGTCGGTGGTCCTGTGGGGACTGGGGGCATCACTCGGCTTCCCGTTAACGATTTCCGCCGCCAGTGATACCGGCCCCGATGCGCCAACCCGGGTCAGCGTGGTGGCGACTACCGGCTATCTGGCGTTCCTTGTGGGACCGCCGCTGCTCGGCTACCTTGGCGAGCACTACGGCTTACGTAGCGCCATGCTGGTGGTGCTGGCGCTGGTACTGCTCGCGGCGGTTGTCGCAAGGGCCGTTGCTAAACCGAATTCAACTACGCAACCTGCAGTGGAGAAAGGATAA